The Brachypodium distachyon strain Bd21 chromosome 4, Brachypodium_distachyon_v3.0, whole genome shotgun sequence nucleotide sequence AATCTGGCCGTAGAGGAGTGAGCCAAGAGGGATGTTAGTGATGAGGATGTTGTGGTTCACGCCAATGCTATTTGGTCCAAAGAGCTCGGATGTCACTGACACTGCCGCAGCGAAGATGAACCCTGAACTTAGGCCAATTAGTGCCGTTCCTGCTACCAGAGTGTTTTGATCATGAAATCTCCACATTAGGAAGAAAGCCACTGGCATGGGCACCAACGCAGCTGCAACCCACCCTGTCCGAGCAAATGACACCGCCCTGCAAGCAAATTGCACATATAGTATAGTTAGCTAGGAGGCTAATTGGTGAGGGTTAAGATACATACATAGTAAGACGGAGAAACCTGTGGAGGAAGTCAGGGAGTGCCGAGAGAAGGCGGCCGAAGAAGGAGCATGAGGAGTAGACGGCGAGAAGCATGGTGATTTGCGATTCCCGGTGCAATGACTGCGCAATCTGCCCCAAGTTGTTGCTGTACACCAGCCCGACAGTGGCACCACAAAAGTAGGCTGTGTAGTAGAGCCAGAAATCGACACACCGAATGAGCTTCCTTGCACTATGCTCCTCACCAAGAACCAACATGCGGCCCTTCTCGAGTATCATCCCACAGCCACAGCCCTCGAGCTGCCATTCCACTGATTTCTGTTCCGTGCTGCCATTGGTCTCCCTCTGTTGATCGTTTTTTAGCAGGAGCGGCTTCTGCGGGTCGTCATGGCTGAAGGGTAATGCAGGGTCAGGACCATGAGTGCCCATATGACTAGTGCAAGTGGAGGCGGCAGGGATGATGAGCGGAAGAGCGAGGAGTGCCATGGCGCCCGTGAGGACGACCTGTGCAGCGGAGCTGGTTGTGGTGACAGAGCCGAAGATCACTAGATATATGCCGGTGGTGAATGCAATTATGTAGAATCCGAGGAAGACACGCCTGTCATGACTGGGCGTGCTGTGGACGTTGCCGTGATCATGTGGGTGGCAGAGGAGGATTGCTGGGAGCGCGACAATGGATACTACGAGGGGTAGGATGGCATTTAGGAGGAGGTAGACAGACGGGGAGTCCGGGGAGATGGCATTGGCAAAGAGGGTATAGAAGGCAGCGCTGAGTCCGTTGAAGCTTATGGAGAGGGACAGTGCCAGGGGGCGGTTGCTTGCAGAGAAGTTGCGTATGCAGATGACGAAGCAGACCGTATTGAACCAGCAGATGCTGCACCCTGCTAACAGGCAGACCAGGAACACCTGCGAATCATTTGATTAAAGTCACTTCACAGACTCACAATTTCACATCAGTTCATAAGTCTTGGTTTCGATATGTTCAATTATACTGTACAGAAACAGTGGCCTGCCCAGGGAAGTTATCTACCACTGATCAACCTAATAAATAAATTGAATGTAAGCTACCCATGCAAGGCCCTGGTTATAGTCTTTCAGGAATGCTATGCGATATGCAATCAGGGCATGTGTGGTGCACCCGTACTGTCCTaattgtgtgtgtttgtggAAGTGCACATCTGAGTGTATGAATTAAGCTGGCAGAATCGGTGCGGGTAAACGTTATAAATGGTTGCAAGTAACAGAAATCCATCTTGTGTGTAACTCTTTTTTATGCTTATTGTTCTGGATCTCGCATGTTATCATCTTTTCCGTGCCGTGTTTGCTGAAGGGGCCAGAGAAAGATACCGGGGCATCTGTTGGTGAGGAGGACTGAGGATGCAGTGCAAATGCAATGCAGCAGGCGTGTTTGATGAGATCTTTGTGGCATCAAATCTTTTGCTGATGTTGTGTGCTCGTgccccttttccttttctataAATAAATACTCCGCATATAGTGTATAATCTTTGTATTGCTGCTAGTTGGTTCCTTTTTGCCTGCAGATCTCGATCTGCTTATTAGTGCTGCAGGCGTGCGTCCGTGTGTGGTGTGATTTTCAGGTATGGGGTTCTGGCTGACGAGgccttcttttttcctttcttggcTATTGATCGATGTATCTTTTTCTTGTGTTGCTAGTCGAATTGATAATTCTGGCGCCTTTGTTACCTGCTGCGATCTGCTGCTTAgtgcgggtgtggtggcagATTAATTAAGCATGCTGATCAATCGGTTAGTTATCCAGTGATTTGGTTACTGAGAAGGCATGAACAATCAGTCAGTGATTAAGCATGCACCTCTCAGGCTCAAATTCAGAATGGATGCAGGAGAATGGCAGGTGGCTCTCACCTGCCAGTCAATGCAGGGTGTGTGCTATCTATCCATCTAGCTAGCCAGTAGGTCGGCAGTTAGGTTGGTCAAGATAGAAGCCAGGGAATGAAGTACTGAGTTGCAAGAACAAgtggaggcagcagcagcggcatgGGTGGCATCAGCAGACGCCGTGCATCTTTCTggggaggggaagaagatttGGTCCAATTTCAGTTGTGAATTTATGCATGGTgaccaagcaagcaagcaagcaacgGCTAAGCTAGCTAAGGTAGGTAGCCACACGATGAACCTTGGACGCTACAGCCATTCGGGAAAGATAAGGAAAAGATCCAATAATGGATGGGGTTAAAGCAGCCAGCTCCTCAGAATAAACCTGAGGCCAAGTTTCATCCCCAAAATCTTGCTGGTTACTTTCGTGTGGCTGCCGATGATGCCTAGCTTAATTACCTTTCGTACCCGGTACTGATGTATCCATCTACTGTCTCCATCGATCTCGACATGTCCATTGCTTATTAGCTTCAGTACCGGAGTACCGGCCTGCCATATCTCCATCGATTCTCCAATTAATCCCAGTTGATGGCTACGTGTAACGACGACGACATACAAACATATATACGGGAAaaaagtacggagtatatgcTCCTATATATTTACTCAATCTAATCAGTAAGTCAAATGCAATGCAAGTCCTTGATAAATTAATTAACCATACTATGCATAATACATATAGACTTGCTAGAGCTAGATTATAATTACCGGAAGCTACGTATAGATTAGTGAGATGATGCAAGAAATGCGACCGgagtcggggaagaagaagaggaagaagacgtaCGGCGGGGTAAGGGACGGCGTCGGGGGcgagcggcgaggaggaagaaggcaggAGGAGGCAGTACTGGAGCGCGTAGGAGGCGAGCCccatggcggcggagaggaggagcacgaGGGGAAGCGGCAGGTGGAGGAGGGCCAGGCCGGAGGACCATCCGAAGGCCTTGCCGAGGTCGGATGCGGTGGCGAGGTAGGAGAGCGACTGCTGGGAGACGGCCATGGAGGACTTGAGCGCGGAGGAGTAGGCGGAGAAGTCGAGGTTGGTCCCCGTCAGCGCCTGCACCCAGACCGTCGCCACCAgcgccgcccaccgccgccactcccCGTCCTTGTTCCCgttgctcctccgccgcacgCCGCCCTCCATTGGGTGAATTTGCtgccggcgagggagaggacAAGGGAGgatgcttcttcctcctcctcctcccttggGCCTTCTCCACCTCTCCCTGCTTCCTGTCCCGCTTCCGGCCTCTTCTCCTATCTCCCCTCTCATTTCTAGCTATTTATACTCGTGACATTGATCGAGTCATGTCTCTGTCTCTTGACAGAGAAACAATTCTTGTCTAATCGATCGtcccagaaaaaaagaagtaatcCATGGGTCCCATTGGCGGCTGGAGACCATCGGCCGTCATGCTCACGTCAGAGGCATTATTGCTTATCGATGGGCCTGTCTCTAATGGGACGAAATGCTAATTAAGGCTTTTGTTTTTGGTTACGAGAGATGCTAATAATAAGcgcttttgcttttgctatGAGCTGCAATCGATCGACGAAACCACCTAGCTAGCAGCAGAGGCCGGAGCTAGCATACGTCCACGCAAACggattttttaaaaaactaaatgaatgtttttttttagtatgCTTATGATTTCttcttggtcgccgccggctagCAATAGCAGCCCTCTCTCAAGTTTTGGCTCTGCGTGGACTGCCCACGTCACACAGGCTGCGCTTAATCAtgatcttccttttcttttcttcacaAAAGTTCACATGGAatcatccttttcttttcttcacaAAAGTTTGTCGTTGCTAGCTTTATATTAAATGAAAAATTAAGACCATAACACCGTTACATCGTCCGCCAAACAAGCTCGGCAACAAGCTATGGCCTAGGAGAGGAGGCCGGTTTTTATTATCAATCCAACCACTACAAGGATTGCCAGTGCACAAGGAAAATCTAGCTAATTAACCGTGAGCTACTACTCTATTCCTGGTGCTAATTGTTCGATGGAGTCCATtgactttctttcttttttcttagtCAATTGGCATTTGGGGAAGCAATTTGAACCCTTCTCGTTCGACTGAGGATGTAAATCttcgcaaaaagaaaaagactgAGGATTTAAACGGGCTGAAACCTGAAGCTATTCCTTCCAGCCCAGTGGGCTCGTTCGTATGGGCCGCCTGGCCTCCAAATTGAAGCAACTAAAACACAAATACCCGGCctaaatttgaaatcaaagcAAACCACCACCGGGAGACAGCGAAATGGCagcggagcaggaggaggccaTCGCCGGCAAGCGGGACGGAAGCGGCGCCATCTCCGACGCGCTCTCCCTCTTCGCCTCCCGCCTCTCCCGCCGCAGGTACGCACGATATCAcgctccgccgcctctcccccGCATTCACCGCGCCAGCGATCTTCTACGTACGACCCGACCTCCCGTTCCCAAGTTACCACGACCCCCGCGCACGCAGGttcggggaggaggagctccgggtGCTGGAGGCGGCGCTCTCCGCCGGCGGGGACGTGGCCGCGCTGCTCGCCACGCGCTCGGAGGCCCGGCGCCTTCTCAGGGAACGCGCGGCCGAGgcgttcgccgccgccgtcgaggaagGGGACGGGGCGAGGCTCGCGGTCGCTGACTTCTTCGCGCGCGCCTTcgccctcgccggcgacgTCGAGGTGAGGAGGGTCGGTCGCTCGTGCGTTAATTGCTCTCGCTCTAGGGTTTGATTTGGGGGTGCAGTTTCAGTgcttcagttcagttcagtaCAGAACAGTAAGCGTCCTGCAGCGTGTGTTCAGGGAGGCAGAGTTTCAGTGTTCACAGGAAACCTCTGCTTGCTATCCGATGCGTTTTATATCGTTTTATTTTCTTGGGATCAGCAGTAAACGAGGTCTTCTGCTTGCTGTTGTCTGATGCTTGGATAATTCTGCTGTTGTACACTGCTAGAGCTGCCTTGCTATGAGATACGAAGCGCTGGTTCTGCGAGAGGCCAAATACTCCCACGACATTCATCTGCGTGTGTCCCATGAAGAATGGTCTACTTTTGCAAAGGACTCTCTCGACAATGGGTTCTACGCCATTGCTTCCAAGGTAATCTGTGACCCGATTCAGTTGTAGTGCCCCTTCACTTCCCATGtagtctgtctgtctgtctgaaTAAAACCACACATGTTAGTGATATGATAGTAATTTtcatatgaaaaaaaaggcgATGGCTTAATTCTGGCAGAAATAATGGCTGAGATAACTCTCCAGGAGATGGTAACTCCAAGCAGCGTTGCTTCCATGTTAcaacttaggacaaagttttGGCGGTAAAGTGAAACCAACCAACTTATTCAAATGGAAAAGGCATTCCTCATAGCACATACATTGAATGAAGTGATGACGGGTGTTTGATGACTGTATGCTATTTATACTGGTAGTGTTGTTTCACAACCGAACGCAGACTAATATAGGTCATTCCAGAGAACGACACTGGCCCGAATTGTTTAGTCTGTTACCTTTATCAGCTAATACAAGATACTGTCTCATCAGTACCTTCTGAGACTATGTCACGGTTAGCATGTCAATCCAGCTGTCTGTGGTTAACTTTGCTGAAAAGTGCAATTCGCTGCTTGAACTTACTCTCTATGAACCCTGATCGTAGTGTTAGTCTCGTCTGCTATATTTTTCACTACTTTATGTATCTTTAGGCTTCTGCAAATGCACTTGTGCACATTCATCCCAGCCGCTTGGGATACTTGGACTCTACTAATTCCATTCtgaagaaggacaagattgACGATATAAGAGGACTCCAAAACTTGGCCAAGTTATTATCTGCGCAGCATTCTGGTGAGTTTTGTAATACTACAAACAGTGGAAACTGGTAAATTACATGTTGAGAAACTGACCCTGCTTTAGTTTGAGAAAAATTGAAATGCCAAGTTAGGCCTGAATTTATCTGCGAGGATGTTGTTTTATGATACTGTTGGATTAACATATAATTCCTTGAGAATAGTACAATATTAGTCAACACCGAATGTTATACTAGATCTTTCATACTTTGAGTTGTATTATTTCAGTTAGCCTCTGAAATTCCAGTACTGTTCCTTGTACTATTACAGTTCAGACACAATCAGCTGAATACATGAAAAGGAAAGCTTCAGGCGTCAATGAGAAGTGTGATTTGCACCCAACAAAACCAAAGTTACCAGGGAGTGTGATGTTTAGGCTGGGGATCAGAACAAGGAACGCACAGAAACTACTTCATAGCCGCAAGAGGAACTTAGAAGAGGTCTAAGTTGATGTCTGACATCTTCCCCAAGACCAAGACAAGAAGAGTGGCATGTCTTTCCTACGAGCCTTTTTTCGATACAAGAGGTGAGTTTGATGCTTCAGTTTTACTCCTGGTTCCCTGACATAGCTTCGAACTTCTCAGTCTAGAGCCTGGTACCTATTGAGCATCTGCAGGACGTAACATCAACACAGATTTGGTTTTATCTCAGTTATTGGCTACCTCGTTGATAGCTGAGGATATTTTCTCCCATCATTAGTTGTTTTCCTTCATTAAATACATCCATAACTCTGTATGTGTATGTTGCTCCTTATCAGATCACTTTGAACTTTCTCTGTAAGATAACTATGTCATGGCATACGTCTGATTTGATAGAACAGAAGTGTGGGGTTTTCATGGGTAGCATGTGCACGAGATTCAGCCTCGTTTTCTTTGGTatcatgcatgtgatgtgggGAACTCCTGTTTTATCAGTTGTCTTACCACGCCATGCACAACTGAACACCTGTTCTCCATACAACTATACAAGACTAAAGTATTTTGCTTACTGAAGAGCATTGGATTCCTTAAATGAAAAACAATAGTGAAAAGATTGTCACTTCTCACTTAAAAGTGGAAGTTCAGTAACTGGTATCAGGTTTTCACAGTATCTACCATCACAATCTTTAACTGCATATTGCTCTATCAAATTTTCATTAGTTGACTACTGCTCAATCTGAAGTGTGACTACATAGTTGCATTAAGGTCATGTTAACTGATGCTTATGAagtgctttcttttcttttgagatgaTTTCATTCATTGCCTCATTGGCACATTTCTCTTCTTGGAAAGCTGTTGCTAATAACCAGCATACAACAGGATAATCCTGACATCTGTTCAGTTAACTGTGTTTTCATAGCAACGCAACACTGTATCTCATCGAATGGGGTATATAATCTCTAGTGAAAAAATTTCAGAAGGTTGGTATAGTGACTAGTGAGGACTGATCGAGGAGTAAATTAAGCATGTGAGTTACTTTGGGACTTCGATCAGGCAGTTGACATGTGACAGTTCAGTGTCGGTTAAGCCCAGTTAACTGTAACTCTGAAGAAGTCTGATCCCAGAGCACGAAACCTAACATGAACCAATGGTCCAGGTCCATTCTGATAGACAGACATAGACACAACCTTGGGGCAAttctatttcttttattttggaaAGCAGCCTCTATCCAGTTGTGTGGGTTTTCTGTTTACATGGGGGAACGGGAACAAGTCGTCGTGTTGGGGAAAGCAAATGTCTGCTTGCATGTTCCACGGTCCAACAGAAGCCCAAGGTTAGGATCGAGTAAGAAAAAGGTTACCCAGCCACGTGATGGCCGGACGATGGCTTAGCTCCATTGTCTGACTTGGGAATCTGCAAGTTTCTGAAGGAGTACGACTTACTACTACTCCTCCAGTTAGCTATAATTTGCAGCGGTTTCATGGAGAGAGCATCGGTAGGTAGCTTAGCGCGCGGTGAAACATTGTCGGCAGCTTAATTATTTTTCTAGCTAGCGCGTAGCTAGCGGTGAAACATGCATGGAACATTTTTTCTGAGTCTTGATAGCAAcctgcatgtgcatgcacgCATCTCAGCAACTTTTAGAAATCCTGCCTCCTCTCCTTCGATCTCCTGGGACTGGGGTTAGTTTTGTAACATCGATCATGTTTTTCTCTCTCCGTGCAGAGTACACAAGGAAGATGGAGTATgcttgccgctgctgctgcttcttcttctcgttcTTCAGAAACAAAAACCGATGCAATATGAGGCAAGACATTTCTGTTGATACATGGGTATACTAGTAATTAGTCACATATATTTGTACTATGCTTCTTGATTCTTTGTTTGAGGCACTGATTTATAATATATATGGTTGTTTTTTATTAGGAAAATTAAACTAATGTATATATGCTTCGTGTTAGTGACTTGCCCAAGCATGAATTTTGTCATGCCATCCACACTGGTGTTAGTACTACTAGTGTGGTTGCAGGGTCTGCATCACAAGTTTGGTACGAGACACCTTGATGCATTGCGTTGGATCGACATGGCCGCATGGGGTGTGTACGTACGTAAATGCTACATAGTGATCGGTGACTGGCCTGCTACATGAGACTCATCATTACGGACGGATACTTGTCTCTAGCTAGCATCCCATTATTGACATGTATTTTAAATGCTTCTATACTGTACTATACGATGTCTAGTGTAGTATTACATACGTAACTAGTGCACGACAAATGCACAATCTCTTTGGGTCGTTGTCCACTTCCGACAGTACATACGTGTCAGGTTTCCTCCTGGTCTGAGATAAACATGTAGTATACCAGTATCTGTCGTTTTCTCCTATACTTATACCAGGAGTACTTGATTAGTACGAGTAGTTGGTTAGCGTATTTCAGGATGGAATTGAAGAGTTGGTATAGAGAGAGTTAACCATATATATGCCcttgcccatgcatgcatgaccaAGTTGCACAATTAAGCTAGTGGTACGACCACAAGATTAATTGGAAGTGAAACAGACATCCACGCCGAGCCCCGCCATTAATTTTCCCCACCAGACCAAATTACTGGTCACCTCGGTCTTAGCAAACCAAGCCCTGCCTGTAGTTAATGCACGGTTAATTAGTGCTAATTAAGACATCTT carries:
- the LOC100821856 gene encoding uncharacterized protein LOC100821856 is translated as MAAEQEEAIAGKRDGSGAISDALSLFASRLSRRRFGEEELRVLEAALSAGGDVAALLATRSEARRLLRERAAEAFAAAVEEGDGARLAVADFFARAFALAGDVESCLAMRYEALVLREAKYSHDIHLRVSHEEWSTFAKDSLDNGFYAIASKASANALVHIHPSRLGYLDSTNSILKKDKIDDIRGLQNLAKLLSAQHSVQTQSAEYMKRKASGVNEKCDLHPTKPKLPGSVMFRLGIRTRNAQKLLHSRKRNLEEV